The sequence ATGTTTTTAATTACATGAATAATTATAGTTATGACATGAAAGCGTATGATGTTTGGGGGAATTATAAGCCAACACCTACAGATGTTAGTTGTAACCCAACTTCAGGTTCAATGCCAAATACAGAGTTTCCCTTTGTTGACCAATCAAACAGACAGCTTGCAGATCAATATGCTACAGCTTGGCATTTGGAAAGTGTAAAGTTACCTTCTGGAGGAACAATAGCATTAGAATATGAAGCAGACGATTATGCTTTTGTGCAAGACAAAGAAGCAATGCAAATGTTTAAAGTTATTGGTGCTGGAGATGGTACTCCAGGACAAGCTACACAAACTAATTTATTTGGTTCAGAATATTTATATATCAAAACTAATACTGCAGTTTCAAAAGAAGAATTCAAGAAAAAATATATAGGTGATTTGTTTGGTCAACCTGTCTATTTTAGATTCTTAGTTAACATGACCGATCCTAATCCATTACCAGGAGCAAATAGAACAGATAAATATGATTATGTTACAGGCTATTTAAAACTTATTGATGGCGTTGATGGCATAAAAATTAACGGAAACGAGGTTGCAATAAAAATTGAATTTGTATCAAAAGGAGACGGAATTAATAAAGGTAAAAAGGTAAATCCAATTTCGAAAGCAGGTTGGCAATTTGGACGTTCTTATTTAAACAGATTGGTTTATGGGGTAACAAACAATGAAGATTCAAAAGATTTGAAAAGTATTGTTATGGAAATGCTTGGAACATTGCCTTCTGTGTTGCAAATTGCGCAAAGCCCTAATGGGAGACTAGAAGACAAAGGAATTGCAAGTGATTTTGTGTCTAATAAATCTTGGATTCGTTTGAAGCACCCTGAAAACAGAAAAATTGGAGGAGGAAGCAGAGTAAAGAAAGTGCAACTACATGATGAATGGGATGTTATGACTGGTCATATTGATGATGATGTTTATGCTCAATTTTACGGTCAAGAATATAGTTATAATACGGGAGATGGAGATAAAGACAATAGCACTACATCTGGTGTTGCTACTTATGAACCATTAGGTTGTAAAGAAAATCCATTAGTACAACCATTTTATGATCGAAAAAATCCAGGAGTATTATTAGGACCAGATGAACAAAACTATGTTGAAGAACCCTTAGGAGAATCTTTTTTTCCTTCACCGAAAGTAACCTATTCAAGAGTAAGCGTGAAGAATTTACCTAGAAAAAAAGCAATAGGAGAAACAAATTATGAAGTAAAAAAGCACGCTACCGGACATGTGGTAACAGAGTTTTTTACATCAAAAGAATATCCTACACTAGTTAAATACACCCCGTTATCATCGCATTATGATAAATCAAATTTAGCAGGAATACTTAATATTAATGCGAAACAACATTTAACAATGTCCCAAGGTTTTTCTATACATACAAATGATATGGATGGGAAAATGAAGAGCCAGAGAGTATATGCTGAAGGGCAAACCTTATATATTTCTGGAGTAGATTATAAATACATGGACAATACTACTAAAGAAGATATTAATAATTTTGGTTTATTAAACAATGAGATTACTACGATTAATTCTGAAGGAGTAGTAGAACAAAATATAGTTGGAGTAGATTATGATGTAATTAATGATTTTAGAGAAAACAAATCCGTTACTTCTACTTATGGAGTTAGATTTAATATGCAAGGAATTCCAATTGCAGCACTTTATGTAATAATACCTGTTCTACTGCCAAAATATTCAAGGCATGAAGATCTGTTAAAAACTGCAGTAACAACAAAAGTGATGCATTCTTCTGGAATCTTAAGAGAAACTATTGCGTATGATCTTGGTGCTGTTGTTTCAACTAAAAATTTAGCTTGGGATGCAGAAACAGGGCAAATACTCGTTACAGAAACGGTAAACGAATATAATGATAAATATTACAGTTTTAACTATCCTGCCTATTGGAATGGAGAATATAAAGGAATGGGACAAGCAGTTACCAACTTAGACTTAGAATGGAACATAGAAATGCCAGATCAAAATAGCGCTTTATATCGTTTTACAGATGATCATAATGCTAAACAGTATTTATTGCCAGGAGACGAATTGTGGCTAACACAAAATAGACAAAATGGCTTTGAAACTCCATTATATGATGATAATCCAAGGCCTTTTAAAGCTTGGGTAGTTAACGTAGCTGATGATGGAAATATTACACTTATTGATAAACAAGGATTGAGAGTAGACAAGTACGATATTACAAATGGAACTATGAAAGTAATACGTTCTGGATATAGAAACCTACAAATGGGAAGTATGGCTTCAGTTACTTCTATGACAAACCCATTAAGTCATATTGTAAATAATAAACTAAAACCAAACTTGTTTGATTCAAGCGATTGGAAAGAGTATAGAATTATAAATGCTTCTGCTGTTGAGTATTCAAATGAATGGGCTGGACAATGTGAATGTAACTTACCACAAATGAGATTTAATTCAGAAGGTGAATTAGTGTTCAATTTTGACAAATTAGATTATGATAGTGATGAATATGACAATATTTTAAAAGCTACTTACAATCCTTATGTATACAATATTCTTGGAAATTGGAGAGCAAAAAGATCCTATGCTTATTTAACGGGAAGACATCATTCTGAAAATGTTACACCAAGGGTTTCTGGATTCTATGAAGACTTTTATCCCTTCTATACTTATGATGCAACAAATAAATGGAAAAAGAGTAGTAATGCAGATATAGAATTATTCCCTAATACAAAATGGACATTCGCTTCTGAAGTAACTAATTATAATCCGTATGGTCAAGAAATTGAGAATAAAGATGCTTTAAATAGATATTCATCTGCTTTATATGGTTATAATTATAGATTTCCTTTAGCAGTTGCTTCTAACACAAGATATAACGAATTAGCTTATGATGGTTTCGAAGATTATGACTTTTCGGTATGTGATTCATTATCTCATTTTAGTTTTGAAGGAAGTTTAGATGAAAATAATATCAGTATTTCAAATACACAATCACATACAGGAAGAAGAAGTATTCGAATAGCTCCAAGTGAAGGTAATGAAACTAGAAAAGCTATTATAACAAAGAAAATTGCGACTTGCAATGACCCATTACCAGTTACGAAAAACACAAAAGCAATACAAACTAAAAAATAATAGTAGAATAATGAATACTTTAAAATTTAAAATACTTTTAAGTACTGTTTGTTTTATAATAACAAGTAGTTTGTTTGCATTCTCTTCTATTAATGAAAAAATAACTAATAATGTAGCTACTATTCCTCAATCAGAAAGAGATGCATTAATTGCTTTGTACAACGCAACAGGAGGTGCAAATTGGACAAACACAACACAAGGTAAAGGGGTTTGGCCAATTAATGACCCCAATGCTGCAGTTACTTCTTGGAATGCCACTACTAATACAGGTTGGTATGGTGTTACTGTAACGAATGGACATGTCACTCATTTAGGTTTATGGTCTAATAATTTAGAAGGTGAAATACCCAATGAAATTGGAGATTTTATAGGCTTGACAAATTTACTTTTAGGAGTAAATAAATTGTCTGGAAATATTCCAAGTTCTATTGGTAATTTAATTAATTTAAAGACATTACAAATTAGTGATACATTTATTTCAGGAACGATTCCAACATCAATTGGTAATTTGAGTAATTTAATTAATCTTTATTTAAGTTCAAATCAACTAACGGGTTCTATTCCTAATATATTCAATAATATGCCTAATTTGATTAGGTTATGGTTAAGGAGGAATAAATTATCAGGAAACATTCCTAGCTCTATTGGTAATTTATCAAGTCTCCAAGATTTGTCCCTTTATCAGAATGAATTATCAGGAATATTACCCGTTAGTCTTAAAAACTTAACAAATCTTAAATCATTTGCTATACATACTAATAGATTTAAATTTATTGATTTCGAAGAAATATATAATCACTATAAAGTAAATATACCAACAGTTGCGATGAGCTATGCACCTCAAGCAAAAACTGACACACCTTTGAATATAAATGGTTCAATAGGAAATTCATATGTATTAAAAATGTATGAAAACAATATTTACACTGTTTCAGAAACCTACCAATGGTATAAAAATAATCAACCCATTAATGGAGAAACTTCACGTACTTTGACACTATCAAATGTTTCGTTAAGTGATGAAGGTATTTATCACTGCATATCTAAACATCCTGATATTACAAAAACACTTACACCACCTAATTATGCTTTAGAATTAGTACTTAGAAGAGAACCCATCACACTCTCTGTGATTAATTGTCCACCACCACCAACGGGAAAAATTATTACAAGTAAATCAAATTATTGTACCGGCGAGAATGTTCTTTTTTCTTTTCAATTTGACACTGCTCCTTCAACAACATTTTCTTATAATTGGAGTTATGTTGATGGATCAACACAAACATCTCAAATTAATACTCCAACTTTCGCTTTTAATAACCCTGGATTATATTATATATATTTAGTTTTAACAGATGCTAATGGATGTGAATCTAATTTTTCCAAACAAATTGTAATAGAGGATTGTACATCTTGTTTACATACAAATAACCAATCAAATAATGTGAAAAGTTTATTTGTGGATTTAGTGAATCATTTGAAATCTTTATCAAGCGTGCCTAATGGCTATAATTGTCCAGAACTTGTTGCGCTTTCTCCCTATATTACTGACCCAAATCCAAGAATATATAATTTCACAATAAGTAATTCACTTATGAAGTTTTCATTTGCCGATCATGGGATGCAAAATGATGTTCAAACTACTTTGCTTAGTAATCAAATCTTGCAAGATATATTCTTAACTAATTATGTTTTACCAAATATTAATTCTAATTATTATACAGAATATATAAATGGCTATATAGAAAGTCCAGATAGAAATTATGTAAACCATATAGATTTTTGCCCTGCAACCCCATGTTCTACACCAATAAATGGAACTGTTGTAGCGAGTAATAATGCAATGAGTAAATCAACAACTAAAAATGATACAGCAAAATTACCCGTTATAGAAGCATGTGTAAATCAAGCAACTTTGTTTACTTTCCAAACTACATCGACTAATTTAACCTATAATTGGGAATTTAAAGATTCAAATGGAAATGTTATTCAAACTTCTAATGTAGCACAACCTAGCGTAGTTTTTCAAAATGTTGGATATTACAGAATATCTTTGAACGTTTCAGACGCTAATGGTTGTACAAACTCATTTGCATACGGCCTTAATATTGTAGATTGTAATCCAGTTTCATGTACAGAAAACAATCCTAATTCTCAAGTTGTAAAGAATGCGTTTATTGCTTTAGTGAATTACTTAATTATGCAACCAACTGCAAGTACTCCTTTTACTTGTACACAGTTAGATGATTTAGCTCCCTATATCACAGATCCTAATCCTATGATATATAATTTTTCTAATTCAGGATTATATATAAGATTCTCATTTTCAGACCATTCGAATGATTTTGATATTCGAATACCATATAATAACAGTAATAATACTGTTACGGATATTGAAATAGGAAGTTATAGTGATAGTGAGACAAAAATGAATATTATTACTCATTTGAGTGATGGGTTTATTGATACTTCAAAAGGTTATATAAAACACATTAATTTCTGTCCTACAGATACTATAAGATGTGAAAGACACATTGCTATTGTAGTCGATGAATCAGGGTCAATAAGTGAAATTGAAGCAAGAAAAATTAGAAGTCAGTTAAGATCGTTTGTTAATAAACAATTAGATGATAATAATGATGTAAGTCTAAATACAGATGTCCGTATCTCATTAATTGGATTGTCAGATTCAGATTCAGATACTAGGACTAATGCTTCAATCCCGAATAATGGAAATAATGTTATCTTGAATGAAAGGATTTCAAGCAATAACATCGCTCAGTATATTGCATGGATAGATGGGTATAGAAAAAAATATGAGGTAACTCCTGGAGACCCAAATACTGAACATAGATATAGAGTAAGTCCAAATTCAGATTATTGGAATAGTGGGTTAACGAAAGCAGCAGACTTAAATCCCGACTTTGTTATTTTAATAACCGATGGTTGCCAAACTGCATTACCTTCAACAGACGCAGGTAGTTTGTTAAAAACTATGCAGCGATTTAATAATAATAATGGAGCGACAACAGGATCAGCTGGAAAACCACATTTGTTTGTAGTAGGAATTGAAGATGGATTTTATGTAGATAGTGATATCGCTACTTCAAAAGCACGAACTTTGAGTCCAGACGAGGATCCTAACTTTAATTCTGAACTTAGCAAAACAGCAAGTGCTACAGCAAAAGTGTCTTCCTTTTTAAGAACGTCCTTGAAATATTTAATGGCTTATCCATCTTCGCAATTTCCTATAATGGATAAATACTATTTTCTAGATGACTATTATGGCGCAGATGATTTTAACTTTCTATATGATGAACCAAATTATCTTTCTAACGGCTTAATTGCAAGAAGTTTTTCAGTAAATAATGGAGAAACTACATTAGTTGATCCAGTTGGTATGAGCTGTGGTGCAATAATTCCACTAGAGGGGTGTAATGATTGTTTGAATTTTAAACCAGAAATAGGAAAAAAATATATTGTTAGTGCTTGGGTAAAAGAAGAAATCAACAAGCAAGTTATGAGCTATACCAATCCAACTATTCAAGTTAATTATTTGGATGGCGCTAAAATTTCAATTGGTACGGAAGATTGTATTACAAGTGGTGACATTATTGATGGTTGGCAAAGAATATTCAAGCAAATTAGTATTCCTGGAAACACAGCATATATTGAGATAGCATTGGTAAATAACAGTCAAAGTATTCCAGTTTATTTTGATGATGTTCGTATTCATCCAATAGATGGAAGCATGAAATCTTTTGTATATGACCCAGAAACTTTCCGATTAATGTCGGAATTAGATGAAAATAATTATTCTACTTTCTATGAGTATGATAATGAAGGTGGATTAGTTCGTGTTAAGAAAGAGACATCTCGAGGTATAAAAACCATTCAAGAGACACGATCTGGAAATGTTATAAAAGCAGAATAATGAAAAAGAGAATCGTATTATTTTTATTTTTAATAAACTTCAGTTTGAACGCACAAACCGTAGAAACGGTTTTAAGCAAATTAAACACGGAGTATTCTAGTGCTAAAGCTTTACAGTTTGAAACGAAGTACAATCTTTATAAAAACAAGACTGCCAAACAGGTTTATGAAACCTATAGCGGTGTTTTTAAAAAGAATGAACGCAATGAGATTTATCAAAAAATTGACAAGACAGAATTTATTTCAAGTAAAAAGCTAAGTTTAAATATAATTCATCCAGATGAATTAATTATTGTGTCATTTTCTGAACCAATGAATAATAGTGCTTTTGAGTTAAAGAAATTATTAGAATTTTGTAAAATAAAAAGTTTTGCAGACAAGAAGAATTACTGGGAATTGACCCTAGAGAGCAAACCCTTTTCAGGTTTAGAATATTCCGAAGTTGTAATTCAAATAAATAAAAATTATTTCATTCAAAAACAGTTATTCTATTATAATACAGCTATAAATTTCTCCTCCGATTTTAGTAAGCAAGATATTGACTTACCAGTTTTAGAAATTATTTATACCAATTTTAATCGCAATAAAATAGAGGATTCCTATTTTGACGTTTCAAAATATATAATGGAATCAAACAAAACAATAAAGCCTTCTAAAAAATATCCTAGATATACTGTAGAAGATCAAAGAGAAATTACAATAAAATAAAACATAGGGATACAAAATGGCAAAGTTTAAAACTATTTTTAAAATACTAATCTTAATAGTCACATTATCTGGATACTCACAGAAGGAGATTACAGAATCTGCAATTTTAAGAGGTAATGCAATAACTAATGGAGTAACTTCTGTAAGTGACCCATTATTTAATGATTTAGAGAATAATAACTCAAAGTTTAAATCTGTTGATCCTGCAGTATATCTACATTTTGGATATGAAGAGGAAGTTCAAAACAGTTTAAAATATCAGGAAATATATTACAGTGAAATAAACTATTCCATTGAAAATACTGTTGTAACATTAGCAGGTCAAGTTCAAGGGAATGCTATAAATAGATCTTTAAAAATATATCATAACAATATTAGCAATGATTATAAACTCAAAGATTATGCTGTCGTAAAGTTTCCAGGTATACATAAATCTAAAGTAACTATTTTAAGTGTAAAATATTATGATGCAAGTAATACTATTATTACAAACTTTGACCAAACAAAAAATTCTACTTATGTAAAATTAACATTTGAAACAGAAAGATATTATAATATAGCAAGCACACAATTAAATTTAACCCATTCCCTTATAAATTATACTGGAACAACAGAGAATAATTTAGGATATAATGCTATTTCTGGAGATGCTAAAGAAATGGAGATTTCTTGGGTAATAAAAGAAAATGCAGATATAAAACCAGTAGAATATGAGTTAGAATGGACATGGGTTGACAATTATGCCGATGTTTTTGCAAATGAACTTACTGCGGCAGATATTGATTTGTCTGAAATTGATTTTCAAAGAAACAGTACTCGAATTCAAACTAAAGATACTAAATATAGAATTCCTTTAATTTTTAACAAGGGTTTTTTAATCTATAGAGTAAGACCTGTTGGCCGATTTTTGGATAATATTAATAAAATATATTATGGTACTTGGACTACAGAAAAACCGAATAAAAATTATATAACAGTTGCAGATTGGCCAAATGTGTTAAGAATTTCGAAAGCACATGAAAACGGATCTAAAAACTGGCAATATCAAGCAAGCTATGCTGAAGATGGTAAAAAGAAAGACGTAGTTAGCTATTTTGATGGTAGTTTAAGAAACAGACAAACAGTTACTAAAATTAATAGCGACAATCAAACCATTGTTGGAGAAGTTATTTATGACAATCAAGGGCGACCAGCTATAGAAATATTACCCACTCCAATTGGTACAGCTGGTATTAGTTATTTTGAGAGGATGAACAGAAGCATGTCTGATGCATCCTATTCGCACCATGATTTTGACTGGGATG is a genomic window of Flavobacterium jumunjinense containing:
- a CDS encoding PKD domain-containing protein, whose amino-acid sequence is MNTLKFKILLSTVCFIITSSLFAFSSINEKITNNVATIPQSERDALIALYNATGGANWTNTTQGKGVWPINDPNAAVTSWNATTNTGWYGVTVTNGHVTHLGLWSNNLEGEIPNEIGDFIGLTNLLLGVNKLSGNIPSSIGNLINLKTLQISDTFISGTIPTSIGNLSNLINLYLSSNQLTGSIPNIFNNMPNLIRLWLRRNKLSGNIPSSIGNLSSLQDLSLYQNELSGILPVSLKNLTNLKSFAIHTNRFKFIDFEEIYNHYKVNIPTVAMSYAPQAKTDTPLNINGSIGNSYVLKMYENNIYTVSETYQWYKNNQPINGETSRTLTLSNVSLSDEGIYHCISKHPDITKTLTPPNYALELVLRREPITLSVINCPPPPTGKIITSKSNYCTGENVLFSFQFDTAPSTTFSYNWSYVDGSTQTSQINTPTFAFNNPGLYYIYLVLTDANGCESNFSKQIVIEDCTSCLHTNNQSNNVKSLFVDLVNHLKSLSSVPNGYNCPELVALSPYITDPNPRIYNFTISNSLMKFSFADHGMQNDVQTTLLSNQILQDIFLTNYVLPNINSNYYTEYINGYIESPDRNYVNHIDFCPATPCSTPINGTVVASNNAMSKSTTKNDTAKLPVIEACVNQATLFTFQTTSTNLTYNWEFKDSNGNVIQTSNVAQPSVVFQNVGYYRISLNVSDANGCTNSFAYGLNIVDCNPVSCTENNPNSQVVKNAFIALVNYLIMQPTASTPFTCTQLDDLAPYITDPNPMIYNFSNSGLYIRFSFSDHSNDFDIRIPYNNSNNTVTDIEIGSYSDSETKMNIITHLSDGFIDTSKGYIKHINFCPTDTIRCERHIAIVVDESGSISEIEARKIRSQLRSFVNKQLDDNNDVSLNTDVRISLIGLSDSDSDTRTNASIPNNGNNVILNERISSNNIAQYIAWIDGYRKKYEVTPGDPNTEHRYRVSPNSDYWNSGLTKAADLNPDFVILITDGCQTALPSTDAGSLLKTMQRFNNNNGATTGSAGKPHLFVVGIEDGFYVDSDIATSKARTLSPDEDPNFNSELSKTASATAKVSSFLRTSLKYLMAYPSSQFPIMDKYYFLDDYYGADDFNFLYDEPNYLSNGLIARSFSVNNGETTLVDPVGMSCGAIIPLEGCNDCLNFKPEIGKKYIVSAWVKEEINKQVMSYTNPTIQVNYLDGAKISIGTEDCITSGDIIDGWQRIFKQISIPGNTAYIEIALVNNSQSIPVYFDDVRIHPIDGSMKSFVYDPETFRLMSELDENNYSTFYEYDNEGGLVRVKKETSRGIKTIQETRSGNVIKAE